The following are from one region of the Salicibibacter kimchii genome:
- a CDS encoding THUMP domain-containing class I SAM-dependent RNA methyltransferase, protein MGTYTYIATATMGLESLVAKEVQKLGYETTVENGKVMFEGDEMALCRANLWLRTADRVKLKIGGFTATSFEELFEGTKDLPWEAFIPVYGTFPVVGRSVKSQLYSVPDCQRIVKKAVVERLKQTYNQPWFNEEGPLFKIEVALLKDEVTLTLDTTGDGLHKRGYRRLHGEAPLKETLAAAMIQLTNWRPDSDFAFLDPFSGSGTIPIEAALMAKNIAPGLQRGFQSEQWPFINERTWAEAREEARDLARNTIRPAIYGSDRDREMTKLAFENATLAGVDEIEWKTKNIKDVGRLAKKGVLVCNPPYGTRMEERDTIRNLYETLGRVSEKYLQGWSVYVLTANEQFEQFYGQKATKKRKLFNGNIKTDYYQFWAKK, encoded by the coding sequence ATGGGAACATATACATATATTGCAACGGCAACGATGGGGCTTGAAAGCCTCGTTGCCAAGGAAGTGCAAAAGCTTGGATATGAAACGACCGTCGAAAACGGAAAAGTGATGTTCGAGGGCGATGAGATGGCCCTTTGCCGGGCTAATCTTTGGCTCAGAACGGCGGACCGGGTAAAGCTTAAAATCGGAGGCTTTACCGCGACGTCTTTTGAGGAATTGTTCGAAGGAACGAAGGACTTGCCATGGGAGGCCTTCATTCCCGTCTATGGCACGTTTCCCGTTGTCGGACGCTCGGTGAAGTCCCAACTATATAGTGTCCCCGATTGCCAGCGGATCGTGAAAAAAGCGGTTGTGGAACGTTTGAAACAAACGTATAACCAACCGTGGTTTAATGAGGAAGGACCTCTCTTTAAAATTGAGGTTGCGCTTCTAAAAGATGAAGTCACCCTCACACTCGATACAACGGGAGACGGGTTGCATAAACGGGGGTATCGGCGCCTGCACGGGGAAGCTCCGCTAAAAGAAACGTTGGCTGCTGCCATGATTCAATTAACGAATTGGCGCCCCGATTCCGATTTTGCATTTCTAGACCCTTTCTCCGGTTCCGGGACGATTCCGATTGAAGCCGCGTTGATGGCCAAAAACATCGCTCCCGGCTTACAGCGGGGGTTTCAGTCCGAACAATGGCCGTTCATTAACGAAAGGACATGGGCAGAAGCGAGGGAGGAAGCGCGTGACCTTGCACGAAACACGATCCGCCCTGCCATATACGGAAGCGATCGTGATCGCGAGATGACAAAACTTGCTTTCGAAAATGCAACGCTCGCCGGCGTAGATGAAATTGAATGGAAAACGAAAAACATTAAAGACGTCGGGCGACTGGCAAAAAAAGGTGTTCTCGTTTGCAATCCCCCTTATGGAACGAGAATGGAGGAAAGGGATACGATTCGAAACCTTTATGAAACCCTTGGACGCGTGAGCGAAAAATATTTGCAAGGGTGGTCCGTCTACGTACTCACCGCTAACGAACAGTTCGAGCAATTTTACGGGCAAAAAGCCACAAAGAAACGAAAGCTGTTTAACGGAAATATTAAAACCGACTATTACCAGTTTTGGGCGAAAAAGTAG
- the parE gene encoding DNA topoisomerase IV subunit B has protein sequence MDDIKHTLEYNDDAIQVLEGLEAVRKRPGMYIGSTDVRGLHHLVEELVDNAVDEAMGGFGQHIEVILHKDGSVSVSDEGRGMPVGTHRTGRPTPEVIMTVLHAGGKFGQGGYATSGGLHGVGASVVNALSSRLHLTICRDGHRYEQRFENGGVPVTTLEKKGTTKKTGTIVRFQPDPEVFHSVSFHNETLTERLREAAFLLGGTAITFTDERGDPTQTETFQYETGLKAFVSYLNEDKETLHEVISFEGSTQDIHVNLSFQFNDAYTENILSFVNHVRTRDGGTHEFGMKTALTRALNEHARKLQMIKAKDKNLDGNDIREGLTAVLSAHIPEALLQFEGQTKSKLGTPDARSAVDAFLSDKLGYFFEENPKLSTMLIQKAIKAQQVREAARKAREEARNGKKSRKKEALLSGKLTPAQSKNPRRNELYLVEGDSAGGSAKEGRDRKFQAVLPLRGKVINTEKAKLDDIMKNEEIRTIIYAIGAGAGSDFSIEDCNYDKVVIMTDADTDGAHIQVLLLTFFYRYMRPLVEAGKVFIALPPLYKVEKGSGAKQKMEYAWDEAGLNTAIKNVGKGYTIQRYKGLGEMDPIQLWETTMNPDGRTLIRVNVEDLARADKRVSTLMGDKVEPRRKWIESHVAFGLDEDTNIMDNEQMLFAEGEDNRD, from the coding sequence GTGGATGATATCAAACACACACTCGAGTATAATGACGATGCCATTCAAGTGCTTGAAGGCCTGGAAGCTGTACGAAAAAGACCCGGTATGTATATCGGAAGCACCGACGTCCGCGGGCTGCATCATCTTGTTGAGGAACTTGTTGATAACGCCGTTGATGAGGCAATGGGCGGTTTCGGCCAACACATCGAGGTCATTCTTCATAAGGATGGGAGCGTTTCCGTGAGCGATGAAGGCCGCGGCATGCCAGTCGGAACACATCGGACAGGGCGACCGACGCCTGAAGTAATCATGACTGTACTGCACGCCGGCGGGAAATTCGGGCAGGGCGGTTACGCGACGAGCGGGGGACTCCATGGCGTGGGTGCTTCCGTTGTGAACGCGCTATCTTCCCGGCTTCATTTAACGATTTGTCGTGATGGCCATCGATATGAACAGCGATTTGAAAATGGAGGGGTTCCCGTAACAACCCTTGAAAAAAAAGGAACAACGAAGAAAACTGGAACGATCGTGCGTTTTCAACCGGATCCGGAAGTGTTTCATTCCGTCTCATTTCATAATGAGACATTGACCGAGCGCTTGCGGGAAGCCGCTTTTCTCTTGGGAGGAACAGCGATTACTTTTACGGATGAACGAGGAGACCCAACACAAACCGAAACATTTCAATATGAAACGGGACTTAAAGCTTTTGTTTCTTACTTAAATGAAGATAAAGAAACCTTGCATGAGGTTATCTCCTTTGAAGGTTCCACTCAAGACATTCATGTCAATCTCTCCTTTCAATTCAATGACGCCTATACAGAGAATATTTTGTCCTTTGTGAACCACGTTCGAACAAGAGATGGGGGAACGCACGAATTTGGGATGAAAACCGCCCTCACGCGTGCGTTGAACGAACATGCCCGCAAATTGCAAATGATCAAGGCTAAAGATAAAAATTTGGATGGAAATGATATTCGCGAAGGGTTAACGGCGGTGTTATCCGCCCATATTCCCGAAGCGCTTTTACAATTTGAAGGGCAAACAAAAAGCAAACTGGGAACGCCGGATGCCCGTTCCGCCGTCGATGCTTTTCTCTCGGATAAACTAGGGTATTTTTTTGAAGAAAATCCGAAATTGAGTACGATGCTGATTCAAAAAGCGATCAAAGCCCAGCAAGTCAGGGAAGCAGCACGAAAAGCAAGGGAAGAGGCAAGAAACGGAAAAAAATCTCGGAAAAAAGAGGCCTTGTTGAGTGGAAAACTAACCCCCGCCCAGTCTAAAAATCCGCGCCGAAACGAACTTTATCTCGTGGAAGGGGATTCCGCGGGAGGCTCTGCGAAAGAGGGAAGAGACCGTAAATTTCAGGCGGTCCTTCCGCTGCGCGGAAAAGTGATTAATACCGAAAAAGCCAAGCTCGACGACATCATGAAAAATGAAGAAATCCGCACGATCATATACGCGATCGGGGCAGGTGCAGGGTCGGACTTTTCTATTGAAGATTGCAACTACGATAAAGTGGTGATTATGACGGACGCAGATACCGATGGGGCACACATTCAAGTATTGTTGCTAACGTTTTTTTATCGCTATATGCGCCCACTCGTGGAAGCAGGCAAAGTGTTCATTGCCTTGCCTCCCTTATACAAAGTGGAAAAAGGAAGCGGCGCGAAACAAAAAATGGAATACGCGTGGGATGAAGCCGGTTTAAACACGGCGATAAAAAATGTTGGAAAAGGCTATACGATCCAAAGGTACAAAGGTCTCGGCGAGATGGATCCTATCCAGTTATGGGAAACAACGATGAACCCGGACGGGCGCACGCTTATCCGCGTGAACGTTGAAGATCTTGCACGGGCGGATAAACGCGTATCGACCTTAATGGGCGACAAAGTAGAACCGAGGCGCAAGTGGATCGAATCCCACGTTGCCTTCGGACTGGATGAAGATACGAATATTATGGACAACGAGCAAATGTTGTTTGCAGAGGGAGAGGACAATCGTGACTGA
- a CDS encoding CoA-binding protein: MTTISNPSREEIVQILKDAKRIAVVGLSDNPERTSHEVSKVMQEAGYKIIPVNPKADEVLGEKAVSSLSEIEEPIDIVNVFRRSEFVPAIAEEAAQTNARVLWTQLGVVSEEGYNIAKNSGKTVVMDRCIKVEHSLTQ; encoded by the coding sequence ATGACGACGATTTCCAATCCATCAAGAGAAGAAATTGTCCAAATATTAAAGGACGCAAAGCGTATTGCTGTGGTCGGTTTATCTGATAACCCCGAGCGCACGTCGCACGAAGTTTCAAAAGTCATGCAAGAAGCAGGATACAAAATTATCCCTGTCAACCCTAAAGCGGATGAAGTACTTGGGGAAAAAGCGGTCTCATCGCTTAGCGAAATCGAGGAACCGATTGATATTGTGAATGTGTTTCGACGCAGCGAATTTGTGCCGGCCATCGCTGAAGAAGCCGCGCAAACGAATGCTCGTGTTTTATGGACGCAACTTGGCGTCGTCAGCGAGGAAGGGTATAACATAGCGAAAAATAGCGGCAAAACGGTCGTGATGGACCGATGCATTAAAGTGGAGCATAGCTTGACACAGTGA
- a CDS encoding ABC transporter ATP-binding protein codes for MITFHNISKTFTRDIEAVKKLDFHVAEGEFFAIIGPSGCGKTTSLKMINRLVDPTEGRISISGRDIRDFNRQELRWNIGYVLQQIGLFPTMTVAENIAVVPEMKKWGKKETKKRIDELLEMVGLEPDTYRNRRPEELSGGEQQRIGVVRALAGDPDILLMDEPFSSLDPISREHLQRDIAKLQARIKKTIVFVTHDIEEAMQLADRICLMREGEIVQIGRPRELMYSPANTYVKRFIGDRGMDLWETPVSEVMDTESTHMVKETILQAPFYPAPLYVFGDQRRFLGRLEPTGTVSHDLMISPDRPLHEGLANVEASEYDALPVVNDDKLVGVLSYRSIVAYMHAHRTEAGVLP; via the coding sequence ATGATCACGTTCCACAATATATCGAAAACGTTCACCAGAGACATAGAAGCGGTAAAAAAGCTAGATTTTCATGTTGCGGAAGGTGAGTTCTTTGCCATCATCGGCCCAAGCGGGTGCGGAAAAACAACGAGTTTAAAAATGATTAACCGGCTCGTGGATCCGACAGAGGGGAGAATTTCCATTTCCGGAAGAGATATTCGCGATTTTAACCGTCAGGAATTACGTTGGAATATCGGGTATGTGTTACAGCAAATCGGACTTTTCCCAACGATGACAGTTGCTGAAAACATCGCGGTCGTCCCGGAGATGAAAAAATGGGGAAAGAAGGAAACCAAAAAGCGGATCGACGAATTGCTGGAAATGGTTGGTTTAGAACCGGATACATATCGAAACCGTCGACCGGAAGAACTTTCCGGAGGCGAACAACAAAGGATAGGCGTTGTGCGGGCACTAGCGGGCGATCCCGACATCCTGCTTATGGACGAGCCTTTTAGTTCTCTTGATCCCATCAGCCGCGAACATTTGCAAAGAGATATCGCCAAATTACAGGCGAGAATTAAAAAAACCATCGTCTTTGTCACCCATGACATCGAAGAGGCAATGCAACTTGCTGATCGCATATGCTTAATGAGAGAAGGAGAGATTGTACAGATCGGACGCCCGCGTGAACTCATGTATTCACCTGCGAATACGTATGTGAAAAGGTTTATCGGCGATCGCGGCATGGATTTGTGGGAAACGCCGGTATCGGAAGTGATGGATACGGAAAGTACACATATGGTCAAAGAAACAATCCTACAAGCTCCTTTCTACCCCGCACCTTTATATGTGTTCGGTGATCAAAGACGCTTTCTCGGTCGTTTGGAACCGACAGGGACGGTCTCCCATGACCTGATGATTTCTCCTGATCGACCATTACATGAAGGGCTGGCCAACGTGGAAGCATCCGAATATGACGCGCTTCCCGTTGTCAATGACGATAAACTCGTTGGGGTTTTGAGCTATCGAAGCATTGTCGCGTACATGCATGCCCATCGTACGGAAGCGGGGGTTCTCCCGTGA
- a CDS encoding ABC transporter permease/substrate-binding protein: MIEAIQEFFDLVVHQQETIFESLWEHVQMSFLSLLCAILIAVPLGIALTRTRRLAEPVIGVAAVLQTIPSLALLGFMIIFIGIGTVPAIIALTVYALLPILRNTYTGIHGIDPAIKEAATGMGMSSARRLRKVELPMAVPIVMAGIRTSMVLIIGTATLAALIGAGGLGDLIMTGIQRADQSYILLGAIPAAILALLFDFVLRWTERAKRSFMTFTIVMASAFLIVIAPVLVPAQQQDIVVGGKLEAEPEILANMYKHVIEENTDLNVDVQAGLGGTDIVFDALLVGDIDIYPEFTGTAYVDLLGEDPSGMNEEEVYEATKEGIEEEHALVYLEPMAYNNTYALAVSQATEEAYGVETISDLEPYQNELTAGFTFEFLDRPDDGYEALVDTYGLEFADVNGLDPGLRSQAIEEGEVDVIDAYSTDAYLVEYDMMVLEDNEALFPPYQGAPLMREEVLADHPELEGILNTLAGEISDEDMQEMNYLVDYEDTDPEEVAENYLWENDLLE; the protein is encoded by the coding sequence GTGATAGAAGCGATACAGGAATTTTTTGATCTAGTTGTCCATCAACAAGAAACGATTTTTGAATCGCTTTGGGAGCATGTGCAGATGTCTTTCCTCTCCCTGTTATGCGCGATCCTCATTGCCGTTCCCCTCGGAATAGCATTGACACGCACGCGACGACTCGCAGAGCCGGTGATCGGTGTGGCGGCTGTACTGCAGACAATTCCTAGTCTTGCTCTCCTCGGGTTTATGATTATTTTCATCGGCATCGGTACGGTGCCTGCCATTATCGCGCTTACTGTATACGCGCTTCTACCGATCTTGAGAAATACGTACACGGGCATACATGGGATTGATCCGGCGATTAAAGAAGCAGCCACCGGTATGGGGATGAGCTCGGCGAGAAGGCTTAGGAAAGTGGAATTACCGATGGCAGTGCCGATCGTTATGGCCGGGATCCGAACATCGATGGTCCTCATTATTGGTACCGCCACATTGGCAGCACTTATTGGGGCAGGCGGCCTTGGCGATTTGATTATGACCGGTATTCAACGGGCAGATCAGTCCTATATCTTACTCGGAGCAATTCCTGCCGCGATCTTAGCCTTATTGTTTGATTTTGTTTTACGATGGACAGAAAGGGCAAAGCGCTCGTTTATGACGTTTACGATCGTGATGGCTTCTGCCTTTTTAATCGTTATCGCGCCGGTCCTTGTGCCCGCCCAACAACAAGACATCGTCGTCGGCGGAAAGCTCGAGGCCGAACCGGAGATATTGGCTAATATGTACAAGCATGTAATCGAAGAAAATACCGATTTAAATGTGGACGTACAAGCCGGTCTGGGAGGCACCGATATCGTCTTCGATGCCCTTCTTGTCGGGGATATCGACATTTATCCCGAATTTACGGGGACGGCTTATGTGGATCTTTTAGGGGAGGATCCCTCGGGAATGAACGAGGAAGAAGTGTACGAAGCGACAAAAGAGGGAATAGAAGAGGAACACGCCTTGGTTTACTTGGAACCGATGGCTTATAACAACACGTACGCATTAGCGGTCAGCCAAGCGACCGAGGAAGCATATGGAGTAGAAACGATTTCCGATTTGGAGCCTTATCAAAATGAGTTAACCGCCGGGTTTACGTTTGAATTTCTTGATCGTCCCGATGATGGCTATGAAGCCTTGGTTGATACGTACGGTTTGGAGTTTGCTGATGTGAACGGTCTAGACCCGGGCCTTCGCTCGCAAGCGATTGAAGAAGGCGAAGTTGACGTGATTGATGCTTATTCAACCGATGCTTACCTCGTAGAGTATGATATGATGGTGTTAGAGGATAATGAGGCATTGTTTCCGCCGTACCAAGGCGCACCACTCATGCGCGAAGAAGTTCTAGCCGATCATCCTGAATTAGAAGGCATTTTAAATACACTTGCCGGGGAAATTAGCGACGAAGACATGCAGGAAATGAATTACCTCGTTGATTATGAAGACACTGATCCGGAAGAAGTTGCGGAAAACTATTTATGGGAAAACGATTTGTTGGAATAA